A stretch of Endozoicomonas sp. SCSIO W0465 DNA encodes these proteins:
- a CDS encoding IS1595 family transposase, producing the protein MQSELFQNFIDSISTLTSEQRDILNNSLLSTQIEVTEVVETTDSEPVYSESIPNNDNATPDVEKSILAQFAENPRCPKCKSHSVGRWGIRNGRQRYHCKTCDSTFNAFSGTPLARLRHPEKWNKYLAGMTHSMVLRPAAAENAIDLKTAFRWRHRFLEVINNDQAEELCGITELDETFFRESFKGQREGLPRPTRKRGNDPNKARKVPVMVARDRNRNTVDGVLENESANELCRHLNGRISIQATVCADAHLAHEKLADKLGFVFKELVTSAGQHVVEGIYHIQTVNSYHSHLKRWIGGVFQGVATRYLPHYLAWRRELTAAKKLTVGRLISRITEHWCFQPLTVT; encoded by the coding sequence ATGCAATCTGAACTCTTCCAGAATTTTATTGATTCCATTTCAACATTAACCAGTGAACAGCGAGACATTCTTAACAACTCGCTCCTTAGTACTCAAATAGAGGTTACCGAGGTAGTAGAAACCACTGACTCTGAACCTGTTTACAGTGAATCTATACCCAATAACGATAATGCAACACCTGACGTAGAAAAGAGCATACTTGCCCAATTTGCCGAAAACCCCAGGTGCCCCAAATGCAAAAGCCATAGCGTTGGTCGCTGGGGCATACGAAATGGCCGACAGCGCTACCACTGCAAGACTTGCGACTCAACGTTTAACGCCTTTAGTGGAACGCCTTTGGCAAGGCTCAGGCACCCTGAAAAATGGAACAAGTACCTCGCAGGTATGACTCACTCTATGGTCTTGCGACCAGCTGCTGCTGAGAATGCCATTGACTTGAAAACTGCGTTCCGCTGGCGTCACCGCTTTCTTGAAGTGATTAATAATGATCAAGCAGAAGAGCTTTGTGGCATTACTGAGCTTGATGAAACATTTTTCCGTGAATCCTTCAAAGGGCAAAGAGAAGGCCTTCCACGGCCAACCCGAAAGCGGGGTAATGATCCCAACAAAGCCCGAAAAGTCCCGGTAATGGTGGCTCGGGACCGTAATCGAAATACCGTTGACGGTGTATTAGAAAACGAAAGTGCTAATGAATTGTGCAGGCATTTAAATGGCCGCATATCGATACAGGCCACGGTCTGTGCGGATGCACACCTCGCTCACGAAAAACTTGCTGACAAGCTTGGATTTGTCTTCAAGGAGCTGGTGACATCAGCAGGTCAACATGTTGTTGAAGGCATCTACCACATCCAGACTGTAAATTCTTATCACAGTCATTTAAAACGCTGGATTGGCGGCGTATTCCAAGGGGTTGCAACTCGTTACCTTCCCCATTATCTGGCCTGGAGGCGAGAACTGACGGCAGCAAAAAAATTAACTGTTGGCCGGTTGATCAGCAGAATTACTGAACATTGGTGCTTCCAACCATTAACGGTAACTTAG
- a CDS encoding antitoxin: MTKKNTLDQEEQSLLNALEAGDYQSTLTPERKAELESVAAETFKKDKRINIRISHRDLLAIQSRALREGIPYQTLVSSIIHKYLSGSLVEVKPGS, translated from the coding sequence ATGACAAAAAAAAATACGTTGGATCAAGAGGAGCAGTCACTACTTAATGCCCTGGAAGCAGGTGACTATCAGTCCACGTTGACCCCGGAACGCAAAGCTGAGCTGGAGAGTGTTGCTGCAGAGACTTTTAAAAAGGATAAGCGCATCAACATCCGTATCTCCCACCGTGATTTGCTGGCCATACAATCCCGTGCCCTGCGTGAAGGAATCCCTTATCAGACATTGGTTTCCAGTATTATCCATAAGTATCTTTCTGGTTCTTTGGTGGAGGTGAAGCCAGGCTCTTGA
- a CDS encoding type II toxin-antitoxin system Phd/YefM family antitoxin yields the protein MEKDSSTTARGVEKVTLTQLRKNIYQLVDEVIASGRPLTIKRGDNLLKLDLVTTSSSKLDNLKRRDTLCTNNLNSPDELVTETTHQWDKDHGFD from the coding sequence ATGGAAAAAGACTCATCCACAACGGCACGGGGAGTCGAAAAGGTAACACTGACCCAGCTTCGCAAGAACATCTACCAGCTGGTTGACGAAGTGATTGCCAGTGGCCGACCCCTGACCATTAAACGGGGCGACAATCTGCTTAAGCTGGACCTTGTGACAACCTCATCGTCAAAGCTGGATAACCTCAAGAGGCGCGATACCCTCTGCACCAATAACCTGAACAGTCCTGACGAGCTGGTAACAGAGACCACTCACCAGTGGGATAAAGACCATGGTTTTGATTGA
- a CDS encoding PIN domain-containing protein has translation MVLIDTHIAVFLHSNMLSMISRPARKALESQDIVLPEMARLELQYLFEIKRITCTPGQIVADLYGEIGLTCSTTAIAGLIQTAIGIYWTRDAFDRLIAADAIFCDCPLITRDRHMIEHLPQALSAR, from the coding sequence ATGGTTTTGATTGATACCCACATTGCGGTCTTCCTGCACAGCAACATGTTATCCATGATCTCCCGGCCAGCCCGGAAAGCGCTGGAAAGCCAAGACATCGTTCTGCCGGAAATGGCCAGGCTGGAGTTGCAATACCTGTTTGAGATTAAGCGCATCACCTGCACGCCGGGCCAGATTGTTGCTGATCTGTACGGTGAAATTGGCCTGACCTGTTCTACCACAGCGATTGCCGGCCTTATTCAAACCGCCATCGGTATTTACTGGACACGAGATGCATTTGACCGACTGATCGCAGCTGATGCCATATTTTGCGATTGCCCCCTTATCACCCGGGACCGGCACATGATTGAACACCTGCCTCAAGCATTAAGTGCCCGATGA
- a CDS encoding transposase, translating to MTKQRKNYSPEFKRKAIAMVVEQKQAVTEVARSLGINDGNLRRWIREQDEKKEMSFPGKGQQALTPDQQRIKELEAENRQLKMEQEILKGSFRVTDCSAMKIGQRP from the coding sequence GTGACAAAGCAGCGTAAAAATTATTCTCCGGAATTCAAGCGTAAAGCCATTGCCATGGTAGTGGAGCAGAAGCAGGCTGTAACAGAGGTTGCCAGAAGTCTTGGTATCAATGATGGCAACCTGAGACGCTGGATACGGGAACAGGATGAAAAAAAGGAAATGTCTTTTCCAGGCAAAGGGCAGCAAGCTTTGACGCCTGATCAGCAGCGAATAAAAGAGCTGGAAGCTGAAAACCGCCAGTTGAAAATGGAACAGGAAATATTAAAAGGCTCTTTTCGGGTTACAGACTGCTCTGCAATGAAAATTGGCCAAAGGCCTTGA
- a CDS encoding IS3 family transposase yields the protein MKKGDGLLRERPVVRFAFIQQEKEAYPVQVLCKVMQVGRSGFYRWQNQQEHQKDSLAKQFRLESDAQQIFIDSDRSYGSRRMAKALQGKGYNIGRYQAATLMKRLGLVVKYAKKFKVTTNSKHKLPVAENLLNREFAVTEANRVYTTDITYLWTREGWLYLAVVMDLYSRKIVGWSMDKRMTTELPLEALRMAWWSRKPGSGVLHHSDQGSQYASLDYQAQLREYGMICSMSRKGNCWDNAVTEQFFGSMKRERTDHYIFETRADVEATVVDYILFYNNRRLHSYLGYMSPVDFEQQELRKAA from the coding sequence ATTAAAAAAGGCGACGGCCTTCTTCGCGAAAGACCTGTTGTAAGATTTGCATTTATACAACAGGAGAAGGAGGCCTATCCGGTGCAGGTGCTCTGTAAAGTAATGCAGGTTGGGCGCAGTGGCTTTTATCGCTGGCAGAATCAACAGGAACATCAGAAGGACTCTCTGGCCAAGCAGTTCCGCCTGGAGTCTGATGCACAACAAATTTTTATCGACTCCGATCGCTCATATGGCAGCCGGAGAATGGCAAAAGCCCTGCAAGGCAAGGGTTACAATATTGGCCGCTATCAAGCAGCAACACTGATGAAGCGCTTGGGACTGGTTGTGAAGTATGCAAAAAAATTCAAGGTGACGACGAATAGCAAGCATAAGCTTCCGGTAGCAGAAAATCTTCTGAACAGGGAGTTTGCTGTCACAGAGGCAAACAGGGTCTATACGACTGATATCACTTATCTATGGACTCGCGAAGGCTGGCTGTATCTGGCAGTGGTTATGGATCTCTATTCCCGGAAGATAGTAGGCTGGTCAATGGACAAGCGTATGACCACAGAGCTGCCGCTGGAAGCCTTGAGAATGGCGTGGTGGAGTCGTAAGCCTGGTTCGGGAGTGCTTCACCACTCAGATCAGGGAAGCCAGTACGCCTCGCTGGACTATCAGGCTCAGCTCAGGGAATACGGCATGATATGCAGTATGAGTCGTAAGGGAAATTGCTGGGATAATGCGGTAACGGAGCAATTTTTTGGCAGTATGAAACGAGAAAGGACTGACCATTATATTTTCGAAACAAGGGCAGATGTTGAGGCGACAGTTGTTGATTATATTTTGTTCTACAACAACCGCAGACTTCACTCTTATCTTGGTTACATGAGCCCTGTGGACTTTGAACAACAAGAACTCAGGAAAGCGGCTTAA
- a CDS encoding molecular chaperone — translation MLLSSLKRPLALLTALMLSAQAHAALSLDRVIVYFKPDELPRQDVVVFNPDPENLYLQTEVYHVINPGTEQEERVRVTDPEKLKLLATPAKAIIPPNSRKTVRLVSLETPQDKELVYRVTFRPMVGELEAQQTAIKILVAYQALVFVRPQNPEYNVAATVSNGKMMFINSGNMNVVLRNGKYCISEDICTNLDDGTRIYAGGSWEMPLPEGSAPGRGYIQYGMFDGEFEEAQRFAL, via the coding sequence ATGCTGTTATCCTCCCTTAAACGCCCTCTCGCATTGCTGACTGCGCTAATGCTCAGTGCTCAGGCCCATGCTGCGCTCTCCCTGGACCGGGTGATTGTCTATTTCAAGCCCGATGAGTTGCCCCGTCAGGATGTGGTGGTTTTTAATCCCGATCCTGAGAATCTCTACCTGCAAACTGAGGTCTACCACGTTATCAATCCGGGTACTGAGCAAGAAGAACGTGTTCGTGTCACCGATCCTGAGAAGCTCAAACTGTTGGCTACGCCCGCAAAAGCCATTATTCCACCCAATAGCCGTAAAACCGTCCGTTTGGTCAGTTTGGAAACCCCGCAGGATAAGGAGCTGGTCTACCGTGTCACCTTCCGCCCGATGGTGGGTGAGCTGGAAGCCCAGCAGACCGCTATCAAAATATTGGTGGCTTACCAGGCGCTGGTGTTTGTGCGCCCACAGAATCCGGAATATAACGTGGCGGCCACGGTTAGTAATGGCAAGATGATGTTTATCAACAGTGGCAATATGAACGTGGTGCTGCGGAACGGTAAGTACTGCATTAGCGAGGACATTTGTACCAATTTAGACGATGGTACTCGCATCTATGCCGGAGGTAGTTGGGAGATGCCCCTGCCGGAAGGTTCAGCCCCCGGTCGGGGCTATATTCAATACGGGATGTTTGACGGGGAATTTGAGGAAGCTCAACGGTTTGCATTGTGA
- a CDS encoding IS1182 family transposase, producing MFKHIDTSEVEKQYHHLGQNAYHPRLIISILIYAYSHGVFSSREIERRCNQDLAFMYIAKQHCPNFRVLSDFRKNQATFFKSSFKQSVLLARELQMASLGHIALDGSKFKADSSKHKAMSYARLKAKEAELMAEVEALIKKAETSDSEEDDAYQQETGYSIPEDLQFKQERLEKIQEAKKALEEREQALNPDKPIDDKKQISFADHDARIMGKKGSGYQYSYNAQISVDSDNGIIVGQHISQHANDKQEVKPALEAIAEATDNASIGKMSEDNGYYSGPNLQAFDDANIDAYMATDRQEKPATEGLEDSDRKFVKADFIYHEADDSFTCPAGEKLIYNTASKAKHKSYRVSKDICRDCPLRKRCSGDNKDPGKVIRTDRHEAIRQAMNRKMETKEAKAVYERRKVIAEPPFGQIKNSGFRGFSVRGKEKVAGEFSLVCSAYNFKKIVKSVSTGSIRLEEAKRLKMAA from the coding sequence ATCTTCAAGCATATCGACACCTCTGAAGTGGAAAAGCAGTATCACCATCTTGGCCAGAATGCCTACCACCCACGACTGATTATATCGATCCTGATCTATGCCTATAGCCATGGTGTGTTCAGCTCCAGGGAGATTGAACGGCGCTGCAATCAGGACTTGGCTTTCATGTATATCGCCAAACAGCACTGCCCAAATTTCCGGGTGCTCAGTGACTTTCGTAAAAACCAGGCCACCTTTTTTAAAAGCAGTTTCAAACAGAGCGTGCTGCTCGCCCGGGAACTACAGATGGCCTCGCTGGGCCACATCGCTCTTGATGGTTCCAAATTCAAAGCCGACTCATCAAAGCATAAGGCCATGAGCTACGCACGACTTAAGGCCAAAGAAGCTGAATTAATGGCTGAAGTTGAGGCCCTGATTAAAAAAGCCGAAACCAGTGACAGTGAAGAGGACGATGCTTATCAGCAGGAGACTGGCTACAGCATTCCTGAAGACTTGCAATTCAAGCAGGAACGGTTAGAGAAAATCCAGGAGGCCAAAAAAGCGCTTGAAGAACGGGAACAGGCCCTGAATCCCGATAAGCCGATAGACGACAAAAAGCAAATCAGCTTTGCTGATCATGATGCCAGGATCATGGGTAAAAAAGGCAGTGGCTATCAGTACAGTTATAACGCCCAGATCAGCGTCGACAGCGATAATGGTATCATTGTTGGCCAGCACATCAGCCAGCATGCCAATGACAAGCAGGAAGTAAAGCCTGCACTGGAAGCCATTGCAGAAGCAACAGATAACGCGTCCATTGGCAAAATGAGTGAGGATAATGGCTATTACTCAGGGCCCAACCTGCAAGCGTTTGATGATGCGAACATTGACGCTTACATGGCTACGGATCGACAGGAGAAGCCTGCAACAGAGGGACTGGAAGACTCTGACAGAAAGTTTGTCAAAGCGGATTTTATTTACCATGAAGCAGACGACAGCTTTACCTGCCCTGCCGGTGAGAAGCTGATTTATAACACGGCTAGCAAAGCAAAACACAAAAGCTACCGCGTCAGTAAAGATATCTGCCGGGATTGCCCGTTACGTAAAAGGTGCAGTGGTGACAACAAAGACCCGGGGAAAGTGATTCGCACAGACCGCCACGAAGCCATACGCCAGGCGATGAACCGCAAAATGGAAACCAAAGAGGCCAAAGCGGTTTATGAGCGTCGCAAGGTGATTGCGGAACCGCCTTTTGGCCAAATCAAGAACTCAGGATTCAGAGGGTTCAGTGTCCGGGGTAAGGAAAAAGTGGCTGGAGAATTTTCACTGGTCTGCAGTGCTTATAATTTCAAAAAAATTGTCAAATCGGTTTCAACGGGATCAATCCGTCTTGAAGAAGCAAAAAGGCTTAAAATGGCAGCATAA
- the istB gene encoding IS21-like element helper ATPase IstB, which yields MINETLARLRSLRLTGMADALNQQLDQPGTYSSLSFEERLSLLTEQEETERNNKRLARLLRSARFKLAARIHDIDYEHPRGLKQNQMASLSGGGWLDRYRNLLITGPCGSGKSYLACALGHMACLKGYSVRYYRMSRLLDELILAHGDGSYSRQLKQLAKVDLLILDDWGLEPLTQQQRNDLLEVMDDRHEQGSTLVTSQLPTRKWHASIGDETLADAILDRLMHNAHRIELKGESMRKKLGKLDAVEHLV from the coding sequence ATGATCAATGAAACACTGGCTCGCCTTAGGTCACTGCGACTGACCGGAATGGCAGATGCCCTCAATCAACAGCTGGACCAGCCGGGCACCTACAGTAGCCTTAGCTTTGAAGAACGACTGTCGTTGCTTACTGAGCAGGAAGAAACAGAGCGAAACAATAAACGTCTGGCTCGGCTGCTCAGAAGCGCCCGGTTTAAACTGGCTGCCCGGATACACGACATTGACTATGAACACCCCAGAGGTCTCAAACAGAACCAGATGGCCAGCCTGTCTGGAGGAGGCTGGCTTGACCGGTACAGGAACCTGTTGATCACCGGACCTTGTGGTTCCGGTAAGAGCTACCTGGCCTGCGCCCTTGGGCACATGGCTTGTCTGAAAGGCTACAGTGTCCGGTACTATCGGATGTCCAGGCTACTGGATGAACTGATCCTTGCCCACGGTGATGGCAGCTACAGCAGGCAGTTGAAACAACTGGCAAAAGTAGACTTGCTGATTCTGGACGACTGGGGCCTGGAACCACTGACGCAGCAACAAAGGAACGATCTGCTGGAAGTCATGGATGACAGGCACGAGCAAGGTTCCACGTTGGTTACCAGTCAATTGCCCACCCGGAAGTGGCATGCCAGCATTGGTGATGAAACTCTGGCCGACGCCATTCTTGACCGGCTTATGCACAATGCCCACCGGATTGAACTCAAAGGCGAATCCATGCGCAAAAAGCTTGGAAAATTGGACGCAGTTGAACACCTGGTCTAA
- a CDS encoding IS4 family transposase, with the protein MLPLSPKPWSELTFGCADLGDTRRTKRLVKVAAELSAHTGNSLSSSCEGYTALVTGAYRLIENEAVKPEAIAEAGFQATAKIARQSRLLLALEDTTTLGYKHAVRSELGDLGGPEGSKTRGFHVHSVFLVDADTERSIGLIDQERWVREDVQRGKKNQRRQLPYEGKESFKWQRASENTEQRMGGKMPDIISVCDREADIYEYMHYKLDNRQRFVVRATQNRILVDGELLLFDSLAQTEVLGKYTIVVPQKGGRKKRKATLQVKRKKMTIQAPQRPGGRPEPVTMNIVSAEEIGNDFEDRLHWVLLTTEDIETFEDCRSIIRFYELRWRIEEFHKAWKSGAGVERLRLQSPDNIERLAVILMFVAVRLMQIREALMLPNDRQHKDRKLWSEKTLANEVVSDDEWQVLWLTYEKKALPDKPPTVTWLLQTIARLGGWGDSKHTGQPGWLVVWEGWAKLQDRVKTWQIARQFSAGEM; encoded by the coding sequence ATGCTTCCACTTTCTCCTAAACCATGGTCAGAACTAACTTTTGGATGTGCTGATTTGGGCGATACTCGACGTACAAAACGACTTGTCAAAGTTGCTGCCGAGCTTTCAGCTCATACCGGTAATTCTTTGTCATCTTCATGCGAAGGTTATACCGCACTGGTAACTGGAGCTTACCGGCTGATTGAGAATGAGGCCGTAAAGCCTGAAGCAATAGCTGAGGCAGGCTTTCAGGCAACTGCCAAAATAGCGAGACAGTCTCGCCTACTTCTGGCTCTCGAAGATACAACAACCCTGGGTTATAAACATGCTGTCAGATCCGAGCTTGGTGATCTTGGAGGTCCTGAAGGCTCTAAAACCAGAGGATTCCACGTCCACTCTGTCTTCTTGGTTGATGCGGATACAGAGCGAAGCATTGGGCTTATTGATCAAGAACGATGGGTTAGAGAGGACGTTCAGCGGGGGAAAAAGAACCAACGTCGTCAGCTACCTTACGAGGGAAAGGAAAGCTTTAAGTGGCAAAGAGCCTCTGAAAACACAGAACAAAGGATGGGGGGTAAAATGCCTGACATCATCAGTGTTTGCGACCGGGAGGCGGATATATACGAATATATGCACTACAAACTGGATAACCGACAGCGGTTTGTTGTAAGAGCTACACAAAACAGAATCCTGGTGGATGGCGAACTCTTATTATTTGATTCCTTAGCTCAGACTGAAGTGTTGGGGAAATATACGATAGTGGTTCCTCAAAAAGGAGGTAGAAAGAAGCGAAAGGCAACGCTGCAGGTCAAAAGAAAGAAGATGACAATACAGGCGCCGCAAAGGCCAGGCGGCAGGCCGGAACCGGTAACTATGAATATTGTGTCGGCTGAAGAGATTGGCAATGACTTCGAAGACCGTTTGCACTGGGTACTATTGACAACTGAAGATATTGAAACATTCGAAGACTGTCGCTCTATCATTCGATTTTACGAGCTCCGATGGCGAATAGAAGAGTTCCATAAGGCTTGGAAATCGGGAGCAGGAGTAGAAAGGCTTCGTCTGCAATCTCCGGATAACATTGAACGACTTGCGGTCATATTAATGTTTGTCGCTGTCAGACTAATGCAAATCCGTGAAGCATTAATGTTACCGAATGACAGGCAGCACAAAGACAGAAAGCTTTGGAGTGAAAAAACACTCGCGAATGAGGTGGTCAGTGATGATGAATGGCAGGTTCTCTGGCTAACCTATGAAAAAAAAGCGTTGCCCGATAAGCCGCCAACAGTCACTTGGCTGCTTCAAACGATTGCTCGGCTTGGTGGTTGGGGTGATTCAAAGCATACAGGGCAGCCCGGCTGGTTAGTGGTATGGGAAGGCTGGGCGAAATTGCAGGATCGGGTAAAAACCTGGCAGATAGCCCGGCAGTTCAGCGCTGGAGAGATGTGA
- a CDS encoding IS66 family transposase → MIPELPATMSAEILLKENAELRMRVACLEERCRELEEKVGKNSQNSSKPPSSDGYQKPCKNSNSPDHSDDLSADKGTDPSDEKPNPKSLRQSSGNKAGGKKGHQGTCLKQVDIPDYIEYLPVKECNKCQASLLDSEPVKYIERQVFEPGRPGEFEVTAHRAEVKICTCGCRNQAEFPEGVTAAAQYGSATQAMAVYLNQYHFLPFKRVSEYFNTLYKMSVSAGTVANFVARTYENLASTEEVIRDALRESSVAGADETGMRAEGSLHWLHVMRDEQWTLYYLSEKRGREAMDTMGILLTFAGVLVHDHWKSYFAYAATHVLCNAHHLRELLGVVDRDSNQLALRLMKLLRLSWHYCKGFKTIGMLQMPSVVCERIEKIYDRLLQRALMKEVVYMEKQREELKRKKVKNTKAYNLFKRLTEFKAETLRFMSDFTIPFDNNGSERDVRMAKLKQKALVGFQTATGLNIAEALYLQRLSAYCPVMLLNPCFS, encoded by the coding sequence ATGATTCCAGAACTACCCGCAACTATGTCGGCTGAGATTCTCTTGAAAGAGAATGCAGAGCTGCGGATGAGAGTTGCCTGTCTGGAAGAGCGATGTCGAGAATTGGAAGAAAAGGTTGGCAAGAACAGTCAAAACAGCAGCAAGCCGCCATCGTCTGATGGTTATCAAAAACCTTGTAAAAACAGTAATTCTCCAGATCATTCTGACGACCTTTCCGCAGATAAAGGTACCGATCCATCGGATGAAAAACCCAATCCTAAAAGTCTGAGACAGTCTTCTGGTAATAAAGCCGGTGGAAAGAAAGGGCATCAGGGCACTTGTCTTAAACAGGTCGATATCCCTGACTATATTGAGTACCTTCCGGTTAAAGAATGCAATAAATGTCAGGCGTCTCTTCTTGATAGTGAGCCGGTCAAATATATTGAACGACAGGTGTTTGAACCAGGGAGACCGGGTGAATTTGAAGTAACGGCCCATAGAGCTGAAGTAAAAATCTGCACTTGTGGTTGTCGGAATCAGGCTGAATTCCCGGAAGGTGTTACCGCTGCCGCACAATATGGCTCAGCCACACAGGCTATGGCCGTCTATCTTAACCAATACCATTTCCTGCCTTTTAAGCGCGTGTCAGAGTATTTTAATACTCTCTATAAAATGAGTGTAAGTGCAGGCACTGTCGCCAATTTTGTGGCCAGAACCTATGAAAATCTGGCTTCTACTGAAGAGGTTATTCGTGACGCCTTGCGGGAATCGTCTGTTGCCGGAGCCGATGAAACGGGTATGCGGGCCGAGGGCTCTTTGCACTGGCTACACGTTATGCGGGATGAACAATGGACGCTCTACTACTTGTCTGAAAAGCGAGGTCGTGAGGCCATGGACACGATGGGCATACTGCTAACATTTGCAGGCGTTCTGGTTCATGATCATTGGAAATCCTATTTTGCATATGCGGCAACTCACGTACTTTGCAATGCCCATCACCTGAGGGAGCTTTTGGGTGTTGTTGATAGGGACAGCAATCAACTGGCGTTGCGATTGATGAAGCTACTGAGGCTTTCCTGGCATTACTGCAAGGGCTTTAAGACCATAGGTATGCTACAGATGCCAAGTGTTGTCTGTGAACGAATCGAGAAGATTTATGACCGGTTGCTTCAGCGGGCTCTAATGAAAGAAGTCGTCTATATGGAGAAGCAACGAGAGGAGCTTAAGCGCAAGAAAGTCAAGAATACTAAAGCTTACAATCTCTTCAAACGACTCACTGAGTTCAAGGCTGAGACACTGCGCTTCATGTCAGATTTTACCATTCCCTTCGATAACAATGGCAGTGAGCGGGATGTTCGAATGGCCAAGTTAAAGCAGAAGGCTCTTGTAGGATTTCAGACTGCTACTGGGTTGAACATTGCTGAAGCCCTTTATCTACAAAGGTTGTCAGCATATTGTCCGGTAATGTTGCTCAATCCTTGTTTTTCGTGA
- a CDS encoding reverse transcriptase domain-containing protein, whose amino-acid sequence MTVLSNDGQSWLTKLERIGEKSAYDRQMVFNNLGHLLNVDMLKEQFHRLNGNKAVGIDRETKETYGVKLDENLKHLLQRIRRGTYRPKPARVTEIPKEDGSKRPLVISCFEDKLVQLAASQILGKIYEPLFLPCSYGFRPGLSCHDALRTLLQSSSRIRDGAVVEIDICKYFNRIPHRELMKILRMKISDQRFLRLIEVLITAPVMEHKQVSDNREGCPQGAILSPVLANIYLHYVIDEWFAEVSRSHIKGRAEMVRYADDMVFLFGDASEAERFYKLMLRT is encoded by the coding sequence ATGACCGTACTCAGCAACGACGGACAATCATGGTTAACGAAACTTGAGCGCATAGGTGAGAAATCGGCATACGACAGACAAATGGTGTTCAATAACCTTGGTCACCTGCTAAATGTTGACATGCTGAAGGAGCAATTCCATCGGTTGAACGGGAATAAAGCCGTAGGTATTGACCGTGAGACAAAGGAGACTTACGGCGTAAAACTGGATGAAAATCTGAAACACCTTCTCCAGCGCATTCGCCGTGGGACTTACAGGCCAAAACCCGCGAGGGTCACTGAAATCCCGAAAGAGGATGGGAGCAAACGGCCACTGGTCATATCCTGCTTTGAAGACAAACTGGTGCAACTTGCAGCCAGTCAAATCCTTGGCAAGATATACGAACCGCTGTTTCTACCGTGCTCATACGGATTCAGGCCCGGCTTGAGTTGTCACGATGCTTTGAGGACTTTGCTGCAGTCCAGTTCCCGAATTCGGGATGGTGCTGTGGTAGAAATTGATATCTGCAAGTACTTCAACAGAATTCCTCACAGGGAGCTGATGAAGATTTTGCGAATGAAGATATCAGACCAGCGTTTTCTCAGGCTGATAGAAGTCCTGATTACAGCACCTGTGATGGAACACAAGCAAGTATCCGACAATCGGGAAGGATGTCCGCAAGGGGCTATCCTGTCGCCAGTGCTGGCCAATATCTATCTGCACTACGTGATAGATGAATGGTTTGCCGAGGTAAGCCGTTCTCACATCAAAGGGCGGGCGGAAATGGTGAGGTACGCTGACGATATGGTATTCCTTTTTGGGGATGCCAGTGAAGCAGAGCGCTTTTATAAACTCATGTTACGCACTTGA
- a CDS encoding transposase, with the protein MKKELFELYSDYLLSSFGKTTATQLSSLVDGAYSHDQITRLLSRNHFDSKTLWQYVKPVVRQVEKNDGVLIVDDTTQEKQYSDENDLIAWHFDHVFG; encoded by the coding sequence ATGAAAAAAGAACTGTTTGAACTCTATAGTGATTATCTTCTGTCTTCCTTTGGCAAAACGACAGCAACTCAATTGTCATCACTTGTGGACGGGGCGTACAGTCATGATCAAATAACCCGCCTGCTATCTCGCAACCATTTTGATAGCAAAACGCTCTGGCAATATGTAAAACCTGTCGTAAGACAAGTAGAAAAGAACGACGGTGTACTTATTGTTGATGACACCACTCAGGAGAAACAATATAGCGACGAAAATGACCTCATAGCCTGGCACTTTGATCACGTATTTGGTTGA